The Brassica napus cultivar Da-Ae chromosome C1, Da-Ae, whole genome shotgun sequence DNA segment ttataccactaagctaactGATACCTTTGTAGATTGAtggccgaacctaatatatatttatgaaggtcggaagcccttgcttcttcggcttcctctgagggtcggacctacaagtgtgttatgggtttcatttttaaatgggattcatcacgttatatgaaaaaagtttaagtttgcaacaattatgattttcctatattgtaaactgttgtaGTTTAATATGGGCTCTTTTCATTATTGTCTCAAACacgtctgagttacagagttgcgccaTGTgtatgttcgtaatctattttttcaccggtgaactcttcatgtccccatcttaaatcgcttgatcataaatgttcctgatttgtagcccctctgtaaaccatatatatatgattctcatctttgatgaacccaatctgcatctccacaaaactcattgattcctcttagctttaaccatcttctcgaaaatgtttctctctgctTCTCCAGTTCGTCAAACCGGCATCCCGgcatccgtcactcaaccttcgagtctctccgtcttggtcttagtagtcagagcatagccctggcttcctccgcttctgggattccctgaacttcaagaaagacagagagcttgtgggaatcacggttcttttcctcgatgaaaaggtaagttaatcttcgatctatcacacttatttaacataattgttttaatttatttcctgattctttgttggatAATACTATTTacagattccgtgattcatgggtttactcctgtcggacgtgctaatcattatatgccatctttgaaagcagattccattgtgaaagtcgatcgttttgaggttgctaggtgctccaagtgattgcgaacacaaacctagaaattGGTAAACATAGCATATTTGGCAGCTCCAAGCAAGACTACAATCAGGCAAATTCAAGTGGAATGACATACCAACAACTGAAACTGATAATTAGTCAACAACTTATCCCATATTTTCCTTatctaaaaaaatctattgtGTTTCTGATCTATTTTTTCATCTACGCAACTTTAGCCTCTGTCATGGATAGCTCTCTCCCAAGAATTGCATTGattatggtttctgggaagaaaaagatcttgctcctgaaaAAAGACCGTGACAACCTTGTTGTAAGATTTTAGTTTGTGCAGAACAAAAaaccttgatttattttctatttggtATAGTGATAGTTGTTGACAATCATTAGTTATTTGCCAATATGTTTTTTATGCGGCATTTCAGAACTCTCCATTTCAAGCGGAACAGCAGATGGAAGCTAATTTTTCCGGAAGCTCCTCGACTTCAAGACAAAATCAGAAGATAGATGTTGGTGGGAGGTTAATCAAGGGAATACTTCAGAGAAGTGAGACGGCCTAGCCAGACTTCATCTTTTGTACAGTCTGAGCAAAGAGTGGAACCCACAAAACacgagagaagaaaaaacaaaacacgaaattaacatattcaGATCTTCTCTCTTGCATGTCTAACATCTGGCGCCGACGAAACTCAACACCCACGGCAGACGAAGCTGATGCAAGTAAACCTCTCATCAATCATGCTTAAAATCAATCTACGCTTTTCAATCTCACAAACTAAGAAACAATTTTACCTACATGAATCGGGAAATTAGTGCCCACATTCCCgacatagagaaaaaaaagagttgaaGTCCTAACTGTTTTTTCAGTATTAGACTAAACCACAGATTCAAGGCCCAGTTATTTTTGAAACCCTaacattttaaatctaaatttattattttttttcatgcactatttgatttatatacaaacAACTACCTAAGTAAACACTAACAAGTTCTATCACCCTCAACTTTGaacatataagatataaaaatatcaacatatgacTTCGTcgttcattcttatatcaaactcatcaaCCCATGTAATATCCAAAGTCCCATCAATCACATTATagacaaaaaaacaataaaatcccGTAAACAAAACTATACAATACATCTATAATGTAGCCgactccgcgcttgcgcggggacTATGCACCTAGTTAATATAATGGAAACGTGAATCTTTTATGGTTACGTATGTTTTACTATGCAAACATGAAGTTGTGCAGTTTGGTGAGTTGATTACGAAAGTTTACGTCAACccttttctaaaaatattaaatctgaGAAACTGTTctattcttgctgaaaaaaataaccaaaaacagGAAAAATGGAAAGTATTGTAAAGTCAAAAAATAGAGAGAGCATATTAATTTGTGGAAACAGCGACCAGTTTACTGATTCTGCTAAAGCGTAGTCAATTCTTACAtacgtagtttttatttaaaacaaaaaaatctcagaagctaaagaggttttgaaatttaaaacacCACCAAAAGGGATAGTCTCAATCGCACATATTATGTATTAATTAGAAAGCTTATGGATCATTTTCTTTCCAGTCTTTGCGCTCTCATCTTCGATTTCTCCACATTGCTCTCGGAGCTGCAGCTGCAAACATCACAACATCGATTATACAATAGGAAATTCAGAATCATACACCAGACCAAACTCCTAAGGGTTCGAGAATGTTTTTCTGACGCTTTCGAGCACATTAAGTATGTTAACTTGTTGTGCTTACTCACAAAAGGAAGCAAGTGATCATCATCAAGCAGCTTCCAGCCCACTAATCTCATCTTATCCCAGTTCTATTTGAtctcaaaaataatattcagaAAGGTGCTGCAGATTTGAGTTGTATTTTGGGAACCAAGTGAAAAAAAACTTACCTAATCCAATGGCATCACAGCCTTTCATTATCTTCTTCTTGCAGACATCAGAAAACATCCTGTAGATTAGAATAATCAAATCCTAGATAGTATCTTTGTAATGCATGCTACATTTTTATTTCAAGCGCATAAAAGCCTCTAAGaagttttcaaaaataagaaataaaacttACTCCCATGGAACATCTCCGACAAGCATCCAATCTCCATCCTTGTCTTCATAAGTGAGCACAGAGTCTTTTCCATTCAGAAGATCCTTGAGTTTGGTCTCACAGAGTTTATCCTTCCTTGTAGCTTTGTTAGATCCACATTGACCTAAACACCAAATAATCCATTGCACTCATCGATCTACCATGAGATTTCTAACAAAGCATCATTATAGAAATCACAGAAACATCTCACCAAGAGTAAAAGTGGTGAACATTTTCTCCAAGGCTGTAGAAAGCTCCATGTAGTTAGTGTAGCTCTTCAGGTCAACTTTCCTTAGATAAGGAGCACCATCCATGCTGACTTTCACAAAGAAGGCCGCAGAACCTGGCTACCCATCAACTTCATCAATGTTGTTACACGTGGTCGCCAATGTGTTCTTCCTGAAAGATCTCACTGGAGGCCAACCAAGATCTATGCCCTgaagagaaacataaaaattcaaaatttaccCTTCAGCtgatgaaagaaataaaaatataaaaagtccTATATTACTTGGCTGCATGTGGGCTAGAGCTATTGTTTGTAGTGCTCCCCTGTCCCTTGGGGGCGTTCCGTGGCACATCCTTCTTCATTACATATTGGTTAGCTACCCCTTCAGGAAACATCCAGTTTTTCTCAGTATAAACTGAACTTTTGTTCCCCGAGGCAATGTTCTTCAGAGACGAAGAGGGGCTAATCTCATCTTTCAAAGGAACCAAAGGCAAGAAGGGCCTCTCATCGAGCTTTGCAGAGCTCAGTAAGTGGAGATCCATGTCTCTAACAGGAGATCGTGATCCAGGAAGGCCAAGTGTCAGATCCGTAGCCTTGAGCCTAATAGCAGCTTTATCATCTTCAGCAAGGCCCGAGAGAGTTGAGCTTCCAACATAATAAGAAGAACAATCAGAGATCCCCAAATAGTTATGCTCCTTGAGTCCTCCTCCTGCTGTGGGTGAAGAACTTGCCACAGAGACATTGCTCTGCAGCTCTTCCTCCGGTGACGTTTCTGATTCGTCGTACTCTCAGCCCGCTCATATTTATAGATTTGGGATGAAGGAAACGTAGGCGTCGACATGGAAACTCGATCCAATGGAATTAAAAATTATggcagaattaaaaaaatacattgaaCCATAGGGAAGGTGAAGAGGTAACGAATTGGAGGCGAAGAGATGTATCGAAAGAGGGATTAGGCGTTTCGTGATAGATGTTTTTAGAAAGCTTATGATTCAGAAGCTTAAATTGATGAATTACAGGGGATAGAGCATACCTTTTTATAGTCAAAAATTCTGAGATAAGAATTAAAGGGGATGCATTCACGAATAGATTGAATGTTTTGATGACGTTTCGCTTCAGTGTACTCTCGTTATGGTTTCAGATTGTTCCGGAAGATGAACAGACCTGGGTTTCTGAAGTTTTCGCACACGTCGTAGTGACCAAGACATTGGGCCACCAGCGTAAAACAGTTAAAAGCCCAACTTAAAACAAAGCTTTCAAACACATAAAAGGACACGTGTCAACTTTTCCTACACTCAATTAGTGACGTGTCATCCTATGTGGACACTTTAGGAGAGAAGGAAagacaattttatatataaagatatggaGAAAGTGTAAATGTACTAATTAACAAagatgttataaatcatggagtggattgccattaaccaggcccggaccaagaccggcccaatacctagaagatggagagatggccgaagcctagagagaggagagagagagagccgacttcaggagagagaaaggcggccacaaagcttggagaaaaagaaacactttccttttcctagtagatgtaatctttccattattatatattagtagttttcctaatcctagtgagtttaggttttggatactttccatttatcttcatcttgtcatcttatataaaggaaccctcttgatcattaataaaaccacagaaatattcagtctctaaaactctctaattacaacacgttatcagtacgatagactccaaaaccctgagacaaaacctaacctaaaatccgtcacacataaaccctaaatcaggcacaacttaaaaacaatatatctCTCAAACCCCGAGGAACCAGACAACGAGCCACATATCATCttaaagctcttgacgagacgaatccatcAGCGCAAAGCGTTCGTCGATCtgatctcagacgcgcccacacttGTAGAAACAATACGCAGTGCCGTCTTgatcttttggaaccctaatcccgaagaaccctaaattgttcttgcttgcgtTCCGGCTTACAAACTCCGATCAAGCTCAACTCCGATCAAGCTCAGCTTCAGACGGTCCCTGTCTGTGATCAACGTCCTCAGCCTCAGCTCAGCTTGCGTCCAGCTCAGACCAAATCCCCGCCCAGACGCAACCGTCCGCGAGAAGAAACAAGCTCGCGATAGCTCTCGGCAACGCGACCCCGACCACACGCGTCCGTCTCAGCCTCAGCGACCCCGACTGCAAGCGTCTGTCTCGACTCGAGACCCGATAGGAAgaagacagctcgcgtccgtgtCGCAGCTCGCGTCCGAGGTTCATCCGTTCATCCTGgaggtccggtttctacaatctgcaaaacaaaggtaatcctatttctgagaacatgaatcgaacctggttgttttgtaaagattgaaaccctaaaagataatctctaaaactaaaagccatCGGTTAAATCGATCAatcccctatgagtaaatcgaagctctataagttcgatctaaacctaagaacgagattgatctattgatccattaaaatcagaaccttaaaggtttttgaatctcaaatcaaatccccttgatcaaagatcaaagttttcgaaatcccctaaaaccctaattttggaaaattggtttttaattttgatttgaaacttgagtatttgattgatcgcctagagctatgattatgattgttttaaaacttgaatctgaatctTGTTTAAACTGAAGCCCTAATCTCGAATTTaaaaccttaaatctctcattacttaaagcttgaaagattgatttaaagaatttacatattgaatgagagttaggttgctagattatttaattctaaaaccTAATAGATATGCAACTAAGAAATAGGATTGAATGCATCTAGATCCCGTTTTgtatatggccgtgtggcctaataCATTGTTCATACTTGCGGCCTTGTAcccttgattgattaaaagccgtgtggcttagtgCATATCAAAGTGACCGTGTGGCCTAGTATCCGGATGGTTATATAAACCGGATtgcatcatgatccgatccttaagatcgttgtatcttATAATGGCCATGAGGTATAAGCATCACATTgcaaagccgtgtggcttaagCATCATAAatagacttatgaaatcatgtgcactgattatttaaattggttgcaagaattctaaattatgaattgattgatgatttcagatgtcgagatttgagCGTTCGGGTTATGCTGCCCTAGATATCTCTGGAAGATATTATCCAGAATGGGAAATGAACACTTCAATTGccctgaagtctagaggactcgggaaatgtatcattgaaggaaataatgaaattgaaagtgaaaagcatagagccataacaattatgcgctATCATCTCACTAAGGAACTGAGAAATCAGTATCTAAATATTGAGAATCCTTGTGACATTTGGACATAATTAAAGTCCAGATACACTATGGTATTATTA contains these protein-coding regions:
- the LOC106354891 gene encoding auxin-responsive protein IAA9-like yields the protein MSGLRVRRIRNVTGGRAAEQCLCGNSTLSGLAEDDKAAIRLKATDLTLGLPGSRSPVRDMDLHLLSSAKLDERPFLPLVPLKDEISPSSSLKNIASGNKSSVYTEKNWMFPEGVANQYGIDLGWPPVRSFRKNTLATTCNNIDEVDG